A window of the Halococcus salifodinae DSM 8989 genome harbors these coding sequences:
- a CDS encoding transposase: MYVEDGHKYPSEVKRLGRVVNAFTDASLENLQDICTVHFGVRPSDQQLCNWITENTREIVENDLPQYSGVYTYDEQYLRIDGERAYRFVLYDDLMDAPVGECVADRLTKDAVRDFLTELLDDKPAYVITTDGRAEYAEIVEDDIGAFHHRCHFHFLRNGEKKLRNAVFRSIRRSDAEKLHAAIVWSEFKSVFAAPSYTAALRRFEAVLDKVEHLPSAIRTYVEEVMENFDKFLVHLRDEWVPSTTNNCERYFGHTKPTLHPRRFRSIEGARSFLKTQMTVRTVKHGLVSRETSLALARELFPALDLDEVTDLFTETKQRYLWSRDLEAG; this comes from the coding sequence TTGTACGTCGAAGACGGCCACAAGTATCCGTCCGAGGTCAAGCGATTAGGACGCGTCGTGAATGCGTTCACCGACGCGTCTCTCGAAAACCTCCAGGACATCTGTACCGTTCACTTTGGTGTCCGTCCGTCCGATCAGCAGCTGTGTAACTGGATCACGGAAAATACGAGGGAGATCGTCGAGAACGATCTCCCGCAGTATTCGGGTGTGTACACCTACGATGAGCAGTATCTCCGCATTGACGGTGAGCGTGCCTATCGATTCGTTCTCTACGACGATCTGATGGATGCGCCGGTCGGCGAATGCGTCGCCGACCGGCTTACCAAGGACGCCGTTCGTGACTTTCTCACGGAACTCCTCGACGACAAGCCCGCCTACGTAATCACCACCGACGGCCGTGCCGAGTACGCCGAGATCGTCGAAGACGACATCGGCGCGTTCCACCATCGGTGTCACTTTCATTTCCTGCGAAATGGTGAGAAGAAGCTCCGGAACGCCGTGTTCCGGAGCATCCGCCGTTCGGACGCGGAGAAACTTCACGCTGCAATCGTCTGGAGCGAATTCAAGAGTGTATTCGCTGCTCCCTCGTATACAGCGGCTCTGCGGCGGTTCGAGGCAGTGCTCGACAAGGTCGAGCATCTGCCGTCAGCGATACGGACATACGTCGAGGAGGTGATGGAGAACTTCGACAAGTTCCTGGTGCATCTCCGGGATGAGTGGGTCCCGAGCACAACCAACAACTGTGAACGCTACTTCGGGCACACGAAACCGACGCTTCATCCGCGTCGGTTTCGTTCGATCGAGGGCGCTCGCTCCTTCCTGAAGACGCAGATGACCGTGCGGACGGTCAAACACGGGTTGGTTTCCAGAGAGACATCGCTCGCGCTGGCGCGCGAGCTCTTTCCCGCCCTTGATTTGGACGAGGTAACGGACCTGTTCACGGAGACGAAGCAGCGCTATCTCTGGAGCCGCGATCTCGAAGCTGGCTGA
- a CDS encoding transcription initiation factor IIB codes for MEGNTTRIRTHESNEQTTEDTREETADETERVCPECGGRLVNDTEHGETTCAECGLVVKEDEIDHGPEWRAFDSAERDRKKRTGAPTTKLMHDKGLSSQIGWQDKDAYGNALSSRKRQQMSRLRTWDERFRTRNSKERNLKQALAEIERMGSALGVPKDVRETASVIYRRALSEDLLPGRSIEGVSTAALYAAIRQMGLPRSVEEVSAVSRVDEMEFKRAYRYINQELSLEIGPPAPDQYLPRFASDLGVSDETEGRARELIQTVMEEGAHSGKSPVGLAGAALYAAGILTNNRLTQDEVSEVVGVSTVTIRNRYQELLEVEGKRQQAEQREYTETEAAA; via the coding sequence TTGGAAGGCAACACAACCCGCATCCGTACGCACGAATCGAACGAACAAACCACTGAAGACACGCGCGAAGAAACAGCCGACGAAACCGAACGCGTCTGTCCCGAGTGCGGTGGCCGACTTGTGAACGATACCGAACACGGCGAGACCACCTGCGCTGAGTGTGGTCTCGTTGTCAAGGAGGACGAGATCGACCACGGCCCCGAATGGCGCGCCTTCGACAGCGCCGAGCGTGACAGGAAGAAACGCACTGGCGCACCCACGACGAAGCTGATGCACGACAAGGGGCTGTCGAGCCAGATCGGCTGGCAGGACAAGGACGCCTACGGCAATGCCCTGAGTTCGCGCAAGCGTCAGCAGATGAGTCGCCTCCGCACGTGGGACGAACGCTTTCGGACCCGCAACTCGAAGGAACGCAACCTCAAGCAGGCGCTCGCCGAAATCGAACGCATGGGAAGCGCGCTCGGCGTCCCGAAGGACGTCCGCGAGACCGCGAGCGTCATCTACCGCCGCGCACTTTCGGAGGACCTCTTGCCGGGGCGCTCTATCGAGGGCGTCTCGACCGCCGCGCTTTACGCCGCGATTCGCCAGATGGGGCTTCCCCGGAGTGTCGAGGAAGTCAGCGCGGTGTCGCGCGTCGATGAAATGGAGTTCAAGCGTGCCTACCGTTATATCAATCAAGAGCTCAGCCTCGAAATCGGCCCGCCGGCTCCCGATCAGTACCTGCCGCGGTTTGCGTCTGATCTCGGTGTGAGCGACGAGACCGAAGGCCGTGCTCGTGAACTCATTCAAACGGTGATGGAGGAAGGAGCACACTCCGGTAAGAGTCCCGTCGGTCTCGCTGGTGCTGCGCTGTACGCTGCTGGTATCCTGACGAACAACCGACTGACGCAGGACGAAGTCAGCGAGGTGGTCGGCGTCAGCACCGTCACGATCCGGAATCGATATCAAGAGCTACTCGAAGTCGAAGGGAAGCGTCAGCAGGCCGAGCAGCGAGAATACACCGAGACGGAGGCAGCAGCCTAA
- the spt4 gene encoding transcription elongation factor subunit Spt4, which yields MTDRRIACRECHSLYEASVQACPVCGSSRLTDDWAGCIIVAHPNQSDVAGAMDVTQPGTYALKVR from the coding sequence ATGACGGATCGACGCATTGCCTGTCGGGAGTGTCACAGCCTCTACGAGGCGAGCGTGCAAGCCTGTCCCGTCTGTGGCTCGTCGCGCCTCACCGACGACTGGGCGGGCTGTATCATCGTTGCCCACCCGAACCAAAGCGATGTTGCAGGGGCGATGGACGTCACCCAGCCAGGGACGTACGCGCTGAAGGTTCGATAA
- a CDS encoding DUF4396 domain-containing protein, with product MTLEQALERILTNPAFLLAWGVLVLGSLSVLVWDLRTNNPMLGSLMKYVWGFTVLYSGPIGIGVYWYSGRSQITHDSLWRRGFRSVSHCYSGCGAGEITGVVIAVGLLTLGNVPTALSTFALAYVAGYAMTVGPLLQEGVGFREAMADAFYSETASIAVMEVVAISTDLWLAGEATMGDTLFWSALVFSLSMGLIAAYPVNVLLIKWGVKEGMANPASMAS from the coding sequence ATGACGCTCGAACAGGCGCTCGAACGCATCCTCACGAACCCAGCGTTTCTCCTCGCATGGGGGGTGTTGGTTCTCGGGTCACTATCCGTACTTGTGTGGGACCTTCGAACGAACAACCCCATGTTGGGAAGCTTGATGAAGTACGTCTGGGGATTCACAGTCCTATACTCCGGGCCGATCGGTATCGGAGTGTACTGGTACTCGGGCCGGTCACAGATCACCCACGACTCGCTGTGGCGGCGAGGCTTTCGCTCGGTGAGTCACTGTTATTCCGGATGCGGTGCCGGCGAGATAACTGGTGTCGTCATCGCCGTAGGCCTGCTGACCCTCGGAAACGTTCCCACCGCACTGTCAACGTTCGCGCTCGCGTACGTGGCCGGTTACGCGATGACCGTCGGTCCGTTGCTCCAGGAGGGTGTCGGATTCCGAGAGGCGATGGCTGACGCCTTTTACTCGGAGACGGCCAGCATCGCCGTGATGGAGGTCGTTGCAATCAGTACTGATCTCTGGTTGGCGGGCGAAGCCACAATGGGGGATACTCTCTTCTGGAGTGCGCTCGTGTTTTCGCTTTCGATGGGGTTGATCGCAGCCTACCCAGTCAACGTCCTCCTCATCAAATGGGGTGTGAAAGAAGGGATGGCAAATCCGGCAAGCATGGCGTCATAA
- a CDS encoding DsbA family protein — MTNLPSRPQLYENRDALETDDLRGYAEQLGLDVDYFTQELEQGTFTDRVQEDILSGARSGVNGTPTFFINGERYDQQWDADILRTALEDAMSE, encoded by the coding sequence ATGACGAATCTACCTAGCCGACCTCAGTTGTATGAAAACCGAGATGCGCTCGAAACCGATGACTTGCGGGGATACGCCGAGCAGTTAGGACTTGATGTTGACTACTTCACGCAGGAACTAGAGCAAGGAACGTTCACCGATCGCGTTCAAGAGGACATCCTCAGTGGGGCGCGGAGCGGCGTCAATGGGACACCGACGTTTTTCATCAACGGCGAGCGATACGATCAGCAGTGGGATGCCGATATCCTGCGGACAGCCCTCGAAGACGCCATGTCGGAGTAG
- a CDS encoding DUF7521 family protein: MELLVALLVVVKIAALVLGGIVSLMAYRAYNRTRIAGLQYFAVGLAVITLGTFLVGVFHHIGGASVTAGMLLESVIICLGFVVMIVGLYRT, from the coding sequence ATGGAGCTACTCGTCGCATTACTCGTCGTCGTCAAGATTGCTGCTCTCGTCCTTGGGGGAATCGTCTCTCTGATGGCGTACAGAGCCTACAACCGAACACGGATTGCTGGTCTCCAGTACTTTGCGGTGGGATTAGCGGTCATCACTCTCGGAACGTTTCTGGTCGGCGTGTTCCACCACATCGGCGGAGCATCAGTCACCGCCGGAATGCTCCTCGAAAGTGTGATTATCTGTCTCGGATTCGTCGTCATGATCGTTGGCCTCTACCGGACGTAG
- a CDS encoding winged helix-turn-helix domain-containing protein — MARWSSDELDESDGPALPPVLQSLDDSTCREILTRLNEPKSASDLRDDCDLSSSTVYRKLELLRESALVREYTEVRRDGPNVTLYERDFSEISIGIDDTGEFSMTVTRPETDPEDRLATFWSAMKEES, encoded by the coding sequence ATGGCCCGATGGTCGTCCGACGAACTCGACGAATCCGACGGACCTGCTCTCCCGCCAGTGTTGCAGTCGCTCGACGACAGTACCTGTCGAGAGATTCTTACTCGGCTAAACGAGCCGAAATCGGCAAGCGACCTGCGTGATGACTGTGATCTCTCTAGCTCGACGGTGTATCGGAAACTCGAACTGCTTCGCGAATCGGCACTCGTCCGGGAGTATACGGAAGTCCGGCGCGACGGGCCGAACGTCACGCTCTACGAGCGCGATTTCTCGGAGATTTCCATCGGTATCGACGACACCGGCGAGTTCTCCATGACAGTGACCCGTCCGGAGACGGACCCAGAGGACCGACTGGCCACGTTCTGGTCGGCAATGAAGGAGGAGTCGTGA
- a CDS encoding transposase, producing the protein MEPDDLVGFVSDVTTIAQARCEHATDYTDIETLICRLPTAHLTFTAHDSLAPYSGPYSMALLIRACLLKEINGWDETALHDHLRAYPSLRQALGFESLPDQSTLWRAWNERFSEELRDAVQKCADAVVMAARACEVPLPNRIKTEETDEPEGGDTPERQLVAAKTDEVWQQAKPFVTDAFALDRGQNWEIHENAFWEQHAYMGMREDMYARSGPASFSLDTTRERIPTGSTHRYQIGKLSVAEIRSMLRNTTRMLIARARQNGELDGPVFAAIDVTKGFPFTGDVEDHDDDILGYKDGSDYYQWAVLKIVGMDVPLVLDAIPRERGQSKDEIVEKLLSQATEMVDIDLVMMDREFDSDPVKDTCEEYGVHYLNPTRIFDRSDEADTIAWMYRNGKRFHVTEEESDDDTPTHKQIYLPKRASSDDDENEDDSLSEVWTEMCGEWEFEDVDGEPSERMSFSRLLADIQREEDIEERKQKAQDGEVDTAETVVFETNHPYVTARDADEDQMDGKEFIHMIERLIRWYRHRWGIENGFKKQKHFMVRTTSTERDYRFFNFAFACVLYNVWRLVDLLVKIAINDENRTYTPRVDANQFLTVAKQYYGLDPPD; encoded by the coding sequence ATGGAACCCGATGATCTCGTCGGATTCGTTTCAGACGTCACTACCATCGCGCAGGCGCGCTGCGAGCACGCCACGGACTACACCGACATCGAGACCCTGATCTGTCGACTCCCGACTGCCCATCTCACGTTCACGGCACACGATTCGTTAGCACCGTATTCGGGGCCATATTCGATGGCGTTACTGATCCGAGCGTGCCTGCTCAAGGAAATCAACGGTTGGGACGAAACCGCGCTCCACGACCATCTACGAGCGTATCCCTCGCTCCGACAGGCTCTCGGCTTCGAGTCGCTCCCGGATCAATCGACGTTGTGGCGCGCGTGGAACGAACGTTTCAGCGAGGAACTACGCGATGCTGTACAGAAGTGTGCTGATGCGGTTGTGATGGCCGCGCGTGCCTGCGAGGTTCCGCTTCCCAACCGAATCAAGACCGAAGAAACGGATGAGCCAGAGGGTGGCGACACTCCCGAACGTCAACTCGTCGCCGCAAAGACCGATGAGGTGTGGCAGCAGGCCAAGCCGTTCGTGACCGACGCGTTCGCGCTCGACCGCGGGCAGAACTGGGAGATCCACGAGAACGCCTTCTGGGAGCAGCACGCCTACATGGGGATGCGCGAGGACATGTACGCGCGCAGCGGCCCGGCGTCGTTCTCGCTCGATACCACACGCGAACGGATTCCGACGGGATCGACGCATCGTTACCAGATCGGCAAGCTCTCGGTCGCGGAGATCCGCTCGATGCTGCGGAACACCACGCGGATGCTGATCGCCCGCGCTCGCCAGAACGGCGAACTCGATGGGCCGGTCTTTGCGGCCATCGACGTGACCAAGGGGTTCCCGTTCACCGGCGACGTCGAGGACCACGACGACGATATCCTCGGGTACAAGGACGGGAGCGACTATTACCAGTGGGCGGTGCTCAAAATCGTCGGGATGGACGTGCCGCTCGTGCTCGACGCCATCCCGCGCGAACGAGGCCAATCGAAAGACGAGATCGTCGAGAAGCTCCTGTCGCAGGCGACCGAGATGGTTGATATCGATCTCGTGATGATGGACCGCGAGTTCGACAGTGATCCGGTGAAAGACACCTGCGAGGAGTACGGCGTCCACTACCTCAACCCGACACGCATCTTCGACCGCAGCGACGAGGCTGACACCATCGCGTGGATGTACCGCAACGGCAAACGCTTCCACGTTACCGAGGAGGAATCCGATGACGACACCCCGACGCACAAGCAAATCTACCTCCCGAAACGGGCGAGTTCCGATGACGATGAAAACGAAGACGACAGCCTCTCAGAAGTGTGGACGGAGATGTGCGGCGAGTGGGAGTTCGAGGACGTGGACGGTGAACCAAGCGAACGCATGTCGTTTTCGCGGCTGCTCGCGGACATCCAGCGCGAAGAAGACATCGAAGAGCGCAAGCAGAAAGCGCAGGACGGAGAGGTGGACACCGCCGAAACCGTCGTCTTCGAGACCAACCACCCCTACGTGACAGCGCGTGATGCCGACGAAGATCAGATGGACGGGAAGGAATTCATCCACATGATCGAGCGCCTGATCCGGTGGTACCGCCACCGTTGGGGCATCGAGAACGGGTTCAAGAAACAGAAGCACTTCATGGTGCGGACCACCTCGACCGAGCGCGACTATCGATTCTTCAACTTCGCGTTCGCGTGCGTCCTCTACAACGTCTGGCGGTTGGTGGACCTGCTCGTGAAGATTGCGATCAACGACGAGAATCGCACGTACACGCCACGAGTGGATGCGAACCAATTCCTGACCGTGGCGAAGCAATATTACGGACTCGATCCACCTGACTGA
- a CDS encoding helix-turn-helix domain-containing protein, producing MTSSEQHDDALYLSIVLRYPDCWEIEITNQFDVGLLGYGIYMTGNDVATLFTIYADNRELITEGIEAVSAAKHVNSVSEIAPGFRQTAIRKPGNAARELLVNHDGRKQISQPLTSRGFVCTGPIDIRNGREHWSLATNHDRETIQKKLEEVREEMDAEINIRSIEHQGRQPTTNALPVDQLTKRQLEVFQLARKKRYYDYPKKASAGDLADELNISTSTLHEHLHKVEAILLGQSGQHDQKLEREPSMHDR from the coding sequence ATGACCAGCTCTGAACAACACGACGACGCACTCTATTTGTCAATTGTTCTTCGATATCCCGATTGCTGGGAAATCGAAATCACGAACCAGTTTGACGTAGGACTTCTCGGATACGGGATATATATGACTGGGAATGATGTTGCAACACTCTTCACGATATATGCGGACAACCGAGAGCTGATCACAGAGGGGATTGAAGCGGTGAGTGCAGCAAAACACGTTAATTCAGTATCAGAGATTGCCCCAGGCTTCCGGCAAACTGCCATTCGAAAACCAGGAAACGCGGCGCGAGAACTCCTTGTTAATCACGACGGAAGAAAACAAATCAGTCAGCCTCTCACTTCTCGGGGATTCGTCTGTACAGGACCGATCGATATCCGAAATGGCCGAGAGCACTGGTCTTTAGCGACAAATCACGATCGAGAGACAATTCAGAAGAAGCTCGAAGAAGTCCGCGAGGAGATGGATGCAGAGATCAACATTCGGAGCATAGAACACCAGGGTCGCCAACCCACTACGAATGCTCTTCCGGTGGACCAGCTCACGAAACGCCAGCTAGAAGTGTTTCAGCTTGCCCGTAAGAAGAGGTACTACGACTACCCGAAAAAAGCATCAGCTGGAGATTTAGCGGATGAATTGAATATTTCCACATCTACTCTGCACGAACACCTCCATAAAGTTGAGGCGATTTTGCTGGGACAAAGCGGTCAACACGACCAGAAACTAGAGAGGGAGCCGTCCATGCATGATAGGTAG
- a CDS encoding tautomerase family protein, which yields MPLVTISIVAGKSDEYRKAVADMVNKAVLDTLDFPPDDRYQLVRELPSQDLELQDREGDRAVIELTMRAGQAREDKQAFYARATELLEQDPGIPPENVLIVITENGEEDWSFRDGVAQFIAGS from the coding sequence ATGCCATTAGTTACAATTTCAATCGTAGCAGGGAAATCCGACGAGTACCGCAAAGCCGTCGCTGATATGGTCAACAAGGCTGTTCTCGATACGCTTGACTTCCCTCCGGATGACCGTTATCAACTCGTTCGAGAACTCCCTTCACAAGATCTTGAGTTGCAGGATCGAGAGGGTGACCGAGCTGTAATTGAGCTGACAATGCGTGCTGGCCAAGCTCGTGAAGACAAACAGGCGTTCTACGCCCGCGCAACTGAATTATTAGAACAGGACCCGGGGATACCGCCGGAAAATGTACTGATAGTCATTACGGAGAATGGTGAGGAAGACTGGTCTTTCCGAGATGGCGTGGCTCAGTTCATCGCTGGCAGCTGA
- a CDS encoding acyl-CoA dehydrogenase family protein has product MRFGLTEDQRSLRDDVREFAKSEIKPKAIELDQQEEYPAEIFDKLGDRRLPGLTLPEEYGGRGEGLVELTLAIEELSAALMPVASTIGLHLGVATVIERFGTDEQREAFLPDMATFETVGVLGQSEANAGSNKLEMETTAAQHDDEWVLNGHKQWVSGFLNADYVLTYAKTGPDEDAPHNISAFLVPAEEFEVDEIWETLGANSVKSPRITLNDIRVPADRLIGEEGEGYVARGEIHTGVNVPARGVGIARAALEDTAAYTSSREQYDQHISDFQGVQWEIGEMAERVDTARLLTLRAADRADQGHDVTREFAMAKINATQAAVDNANKAVQLHGGLGYTTEHHVERYLRDAKLLTIAGGPNEGHKDTLAKAVIERYGE; this is encoded by the coding sequence ATGAGATTCGGGCTAACGGAAGACCAACGCTCACTCCGGGACGATGTTCGGGAGTTTGCAAAAAGCGAAATCAAACCAAAAGCGATAGAACTGGACCAGCAGGAGGAATACCCCGCTGAGATTTTCGATAAACTCGGCGACCGTCGTCTTCCAGGACTGACGCTCCCGGAAGAATACGGAGGACGAGGAGAAGGTCTCGTCGAACTCACTTTAGCTATCGAGGAACTCTCAGCCGCACTCATGCCCGTAGCAAGTACCATTGGGCTCCATCTCGGTGTCGCAACGGTCATCGAACGATTTGGGACCGATGAGCAACGCGAAGCGTTCCTCCCCGATATGGCGACGTTCGAAACAGTCGGCGTACTCGGCCAGAGTGAAGCGAATGCGGGCAGCAACAAGCTGGAAATGGAAACCACGGCTGCACAACACGACGACGAATGGGTTCTCAACGGCCACAAACAGTGGGTGTCGGGTTTCCTCAACGCCGACTACGTCCTTACGTACGCCAAAACCGGTCCCGACGAGGACGCGCCGCACAACATCAGCGCGTTCCTCGTCCCGGCCGAGGAATTCGAGGTCGATGAAATCTGGGAGACTCTGGGAGCGAACAGTGTCAAATCTCCGCGTATCACTCTCAACGATATCCGCGTTCCTGCTGATCGGCTCATTGGCGAGGAAGGCGAGGGCTACGTTGCACGCGGAGAAATTCATACCGGTGTGAACGTCCCTGCCCGCGGTGTCGGCATCGCGCGTGCAGCGCTCGAAGACACAGCCGCCTACACGAGTTCTAGAGAACAGTACGACCAGCACATCAGCGACTTCCAAGGCGTCCAATGGGAGATTGGCGAGATGGCGGAACGTGTCGACACCGCTCGATTACTCACACTTCGAGCAGCTGACCGCGCTGATCAGGGACACGACGTGACCCGTGAGTTTGCCATGGCGAAAATCAACGCGACGCAGGCTGCAGTTGACAATGCGAACAAAGCGGTTCAACTCCACGGTGGTCTCGGATACACGACTGAACACCATGTCGAGCGCTACCTTCGGGACGCAAAACTCCTGACGATAGCTGGAGGACCGAACGAGGGCCACAAAGACACGCTCGCAAAAGCGGTAATTGAGCGGTACGGAGAGTGA
- a CDS encoding trans-sulfuration enzyme family protein codes for MTQRDNQSHEKRFRTLAVGSTKDTSSSEKSEPSDVVAPLHLSSTFEWASENDANKHDYSRESNPTRAALEEQLARLEGGEHGLAFASGMAAISTTMLSLVPPGGHLVSSDSLYSGTEKLLTEFVAGHLGVDVEFVDAREPENVATAVDSNTDLIWAETPTNPLMRLCDVRSIADITHDYGVPVGVDSTFASPYFQSPLELGADIAVHSTTKYLNGHSDSIGGAVVTDDDEIFENLAFAQRIGLGNMLSPFDCYLVARGIKTLPARMEHHQENAMAIAHLLEAHDRVASVYYPGLESHPQHNLAAEQMSGYSGMLSFEFDGTLVELEAFIDGLELFTPGASLGGVESLVEVPSLMIPDEVSHGSATAEIPETLVRISVGIEDVDDLCEDLRTALP; via the coding sequence ATGACACAACGCGATAACCAGTCACATGAGAAACGATTCAGAACGCTCGCTGTCGGGTCGACGAAAGATACCTCATCCTCCGAGAAATCTGAACCAAGCGACGTTGTTGCACCGTTGCACCTCTCAAGCACCTTTGAGTGGGCCAGCGAGAACGATGCCAACAAACACGATTACTCACGCGAGAGCAACCCGACACGGGCAGCTCTCGAAGAGCAGTTAGCCCGTCTTGAAGGCGGCGAGCACGGGCTAGCGTTCGCCTCAGGGATGGCTGCTATCTCGACGACGATGCTCTCGCTGGTCCCACCAGGGGGCCACCTCGTCTCGTCAGACTCTCTCTATAGCGGGACCGAGAAACTGCTCACGGAGTTCGTCGCTGGTCACCTCGGCGTCGACGTTGAGTTTGTCGACGCCCGCGAGCCCGAAAATGTCGCCACGGCAGTCGATTCAAACACCGACTTAATCTGGGCAGAGACACCGACGAACCCACTGATGCGTCTATGCGACGTTCGCTCGATAGCTGATATCACCCACGATTATGGCGTCCCGGTCGGGGTCGATAGCACCTTCGCAAGCCCATACTTCCAATCCCCACTCGAACTGGGTGCCGACATTGCCGTCCACAGCACCACCAAGTACCTTAACGGCCACTCCGACTCAATCGGCGGTGCTGTCGTCACCGACGACGACGAGATCTTCGAGAACCTGGCGTTTGCCCAGCGGATCGGGCTCGGAAACATGCTTTCGCCGTTCGACTGCTACCTCGTCGCGAGAGGCATCAAGACGCTGCCGGCACGGATGGAGCACCATCAGGAGAACGCGATGGCGATTGCTCATCTCCTCGAGGCCCACGATCGGGTCGCCAGCGTCTACTATCCAGGCCTGGAGAGTCACCCACAACACAATCTCGCGGCCGAACAGATGTCGGGATACAGCGGGATGCTTTCCTTCGAATTCGACGGCACGCTTGTTGAACTCGAGGCGTTCATCGATGGTCTCGAGCTGTTTACCCCAGGGGCTAGTCTCGGTGGCGTCGAGAGCCTCGTCGAGGTGCCGTCGCTGATGATCCCCGACGAGGTCAGCCACGGGTCGGCCACCGCGGAGATTCCCGAAACTCTGGTCCGGATATCGGTCGGCATCGAAGATGTCGACGACCTATGCGAAGACCTCCGGACGGCGCTGCCGTAG
- a CDS encoding MOSC domain-containing protein — protein MNGIGTVERIFTAPEPEVEMTERSDVEAVAKSGLRGDRYFREIETGTFVKWESDEQRHDGYDLTLIEQEAVTAIEREAEIELAPGEHRRNIETRDVALNHLVGQRFQVGDAICRGDRLCEPCSHLQRITHDGVLQALTHRGGLRADILEDGMIRPGDAVEPLE, from the coding sequence ATGAATGGTATTGGAACTGTCGAACGAATCTTCACGGCTCCTGAACCCGAAGTCGAAATGACCGAACGCAGTGACGTTGAGGCCGTCGCTAAAAGTGGTCTTCGAGGTGACAGATATTTCCGCGAAATCGAAACCGGGACCTTCGTCAAGTGGGAGTCGGACGAGCAACGCCACGATGGGTACGATCTCACGTTGATCGAACAGGAGGCTGTTACAGCAATCGAACGTGAAGCGGAAATCGAACTCGCACCGGGCGAACACCGACGGAACATCGAAACTCGTGATGTCGCACTCAACCATCTCGTTGGACAACGATTCCAGGTCGGTGACGCCATCTGCCGAGGAGATCGGCTGTGTGAACCATGTAGCCACCTTCAACGCATCACTCACGATGGCGTATTGCAGGCACTCACTCATCGAGGAGGTCTCCGAGCAGACATTCTCGAAGATGGAATGATTCGCCCCGGAGATGCCGTCGAACCCCTCGAATAA